The following proteins come from a genomic window of Montipora foliosa isolate CH-2021 chromosome 2, ASM3666993v2, whole genome shotgun sequence:
- the LOC137993152 gene encoding fatty-acid amide hydrolase 2-A-like isoform X1, with the protein MSTDHVFKKPIHGYLKLPATKLAEKIRQFEIGVEELLHVFIERIYAINPSINAVVADRFSDAIGEAKEIDEMLCKMNREERDALAATKPFLGVPFTAKESFAVTGLPNSGGLVARQDHIADDDAVVVRRLRCAGAIPMALSNCSELCMWWESANKVYGRTCNPFDFSKIVGGSSGGEGAIIGAGGSVIGIGADIGGSIRMPSFFNGIFGHKPSPNVVPNSGQFPDATGNRQQFLCTGPMCRYADDLKPLLMVMAGESAASLNLDDPVDVSKLRIFTVEDCGGNFLVSNVSRELKQAQQYICQQFEKKRGVKVQPLKVDRLASSIEIWSSMMSSAAQKPFCFYMGNLEAAVNPYWELMKSCVGLSNHTIPAIGLGILEKIESLTPKGVLESFLQMGDELRQELESVLGEDGVLLYPSHPSTALNHNQPLLFPFNFSYTAIFNVLYLPVTQCPVGLSEAGLPLGVQVVAANNKDRLCIAVAMEIERLCGGWDGLYNKKLNMAVNSEKQMDT; encoded by the exons ATGTCCACCGACCACGTTTTCAAGAAGCCTATCCATGGCTATCTGAAACTTCCGGCAACAAAATTAGCCGAAAAGATTCGCCAGTTTGAAATCGGTGTAGAAGAATTATTGCATGTGTTTATAGAGAGGATTTATGCCATTAATCCTAGCATCAATGCTGTGGTAGCCGATCGCTTCTCGGATGCTATAGGAGAGGCGAAAGAAATCGACGAAATGCTCTGCAAAATGAACCGGGAGGAGAGAGACGCGCTAGCGGCGACCAAACCCTTCTTGGGCGTACCGTTTACTGCCAAGGAATCGTTTGCAGTGACAGGTCTTCCTAACAGTGGTGGGCTTGTGGCACGTCAAGATCACATTGCTGACGACGATGCCGTCGTTGTTCGCCGATTGCGTTGCGCTGGAGCGATACCAATGGCTTTATCCAACTGTAGTGAGTTATGTATGTGGTGGGAGTCAGCCAATAAGGTGTATGGTAGAACTTGCAATCCCTTTGACTTTTCCAAGATAGTGGGTGGAAGTTCAGGAGGGGAGGGTGCTATCATTGGTGCTGGTGGATCGGTTATTGGGATTGGTGCAG aCATTGGTGGCAGCATCAGAATGCCATCATTTTTTAATGGAATATTTGGACACAAACCAAGTCCAAATGTTGTGCCCAATAGTGGTCAGTTTCCAGATGCTACTGGCAACAGACAGCAGTTCCTTTGTACAGGACCCATGTGTAGATATGCTGACGATCTCAAACCTTTGCTTATG GTTATGGCAGGAGAGAGTGCAGCATCACTAAATCTTGATGATCCTGTAGATGTTTCTAAACTGAGGATTTTCACTGTAGAGGACTGTGGAGGAAACTTCTTGGTATCAAATGTCAGCCGTGAACTTAAGCAGGCCCAACAGTACATCTGCCAACAGTTTGAGAAGAAGCGTGGAGTTAAAGTGCAACCTCTTAAGGTTGACAGACTTGCTTCATCTATTGAGATTTGGTCATCCATGATGTCATCTGCTGCacaaaagccattttgtttttacatGGGAAACCTGGAGGCCGCAGTGAATCCTTATTGGGAATTAATGAAGTCGTGCGTAGGACTCTCAAATCATACAATTCCTGCTATTGGCTTGGGAATTCTGGAAAAGATTGAGTCATTAACCCCAAAGGGTGTGTTGGAGTCGTTTCTTCAGATGGGAGATGAATTACGACAAGAACTTGAATCTGTTTTGGGTGAAGATGGAGTATTGCTCTATCCCTCCCACCCATCCACTGCACTAAACCATAACCAGCCTTTGTTGTTTCCATTTAATTTCTCATACACAGCCATTtttaatgtcctttatttgCCTGTAACACAGTGTCCTGTTGGTTTGAGCGAAGCAGGACTACCTCTTGGTGTTCAGGTAGTGGCAGCAAACAACAAGGATCGCTTGTGTATTGCTGTTGCCATGGAGATTGAAAGGCTTTGTGGTGGCTGGGATGGGTTGTACAACAAAAAGTTAAACATGGCTGTTAATTCAGAGAAGCAAATGGATACTTAA
- the LOC137993152 gene encoding fatty-acid amide hydrolase 2-A-like isoform X2: MLCKMNREERDALAATKPFLGVPFTAKESFAVTGLPNSGGLVARQDHIADDDAVVVRRLRCAGAIPMALSNCSELCMWWESANKVYGRTCNPFDFSKIVGGSSGGEGAIIGAGGSVIGIGADIGGSIRMPSFFNGIFGHKPSPNVVPNSGQFPDATGNRQQFLCTGPMCRYADDLKPLLMVMAGESAASLNLDDPVDVSKLRIFTVEDCGGNFLVSNVSRELKQAQQYICQQFEKKRGVKVQPLKVDRLASSIEIWSSMMSSAAQKPFCFYMGNLEAAVNPYWELMKSCVGLSNHTIPAIGLGILEKIESLTPKGVLESFLQMGDELRQELESVLGEDGVLLYPSHPSTALNHNQPLLFPFNFSYTAIFNVLYLPVTQCPVGLSEAGLPLGVQVVAANNKDRLCIAVAMEIERLCGGWDGLYNKKLNMAVNSEKQMDT, translated from the exons ATGCTCTGCAAAATGAACCGGGAGGAGAGAGACGCGCTAGCGGCGACCAAACCCTTCTTGGGCGTACCGTTTACTGCCAAGGAATCGTTTGCAGTGACAGGTCTTCCTAACAGTGGTGGGCTTGTGGCACGTCAAGATCACATTGCTGACGACGATGCCGTCGTTGTTCGCCGATTGCGTTGCGCTGGAGCGATACCAATGGCTTTATCCAACTGTAGTGAGTTATGTATGTGGTGGGAGTCAGCCAATAAGGTGTATGGTAGAACTTGCAATCCCTTTGACTTTTCCAAGATAGTGGGTGGAAGTTCAGGAGGGGAGGGTGCTATCATTGGTGCTGGTGGATCGGTTATTGGGATTGGTGCAG aCATTGGTGGCAGCATCAGAATGCCATCATTTTTTAATGGAATATTTGGACACAAACCAAGTCCAAATGTTGTGCCCAATAGTGGTCAGTTTCCAGATGCTACTGGCAACAGACAGCAGTTCCTTTGTACAGGACCCATGTGTAGATATGCTGACGATCTCAAACCTTTGCTTATG GTTATGGCAGGAGAGAGTGCAGCATCACTAAATCTTGATGATCCTGTAGATGTTTCTAAACTGAGGATTTTCACTGTAGAGGACTGTGGAGGAAACTTCTTGGTATCAAATGTCAGCCGTGAACTTAAGCAGGCCCAACAGTACATCTGCCAACAGTTTGAGAAGAAGCGTGGAGTTAAAGTGCAACCTCTTAAGGTTGACAGACTTGCTTCATCTATTGAGATTTGGTCATCCATGATGTCATCTGCTGCacaaaagccattttgtttttacatGGGAAACCTGGAGGCCGCAGTGAATCCTTATTGGGAATTAATGAAGTCGTGCGTAGGACTCTCAAATCATACAATTCCTGCTATTGGCTTGGGAATTCTGGAAAAGATTGAGTCATTAACCCCAAAGGGTGTGTTGGAGTCGTTTCTTCAGATGGGAGATGAATTACGACAAGAACTTGAATCTGTTTTGGGTGAAGATGGAGTATTGCTCTATCCCTCCCACCCATCCACTGCACTAAACCATAACCAGCCTTTGTTGTTTCCATTTAATTTCTCATACACAGCCATTtttaatgtcctttatttgCCTGTAACACAGTGTCCTGTTGGTTTGAGCGAAGCAGGACTACCTCTTGGTGTTCAGGTAGTGGCAGCAAACAACAAGGATCGCTTGTGTATTGCTGTTGCCATGGAGATTGAAAGGCTTTGTGGTGGCTGGGATGGGTTGTACAACAAAAAGTTAAACATGGCTGTTAATTCAGAGAAGCAAATGGATACTTAA